The Esox lucius isolate fEsoLuc1 chromosome 5, fEsoLuc1.pri, whole genome shotgun sequence genome includes a region encoding these proteins:
- the vps25 gene encoding vacuolar protein-sorting-associated protein 25, which produces MSFEWPWQYNFPPFFTLQPNVDTRQKQLAAWCSLTLSYCRHHKLYTVDIMEAQESPVFNNKNIDRKLSTDAILTVFEELRKKGNLEWLDKNKTRCLVMWRRPEEWGKLIYHWVSKNAMVNTVFTLYELANGDDTESEEFHGLEEWMLIRSLQALQTDGKAEIITMDDGKGVKFF; this is translated from the exons ATGAGTTTTGAGTGGCCCTGGCAGTATAATTTTCCTCCGTTTTTTAC GTTACAGCCCAATGTTGATACGAGACAGAAACAGCTTGCAGCATGGTGCTCCCTAACTTTGTCCTACTGCCGCCATCACAAGCTCTACACTGTGGACATCATGGAAGCCCAAGAGAGCCCTGTGTTCAACAACAAGAATATTGATA GAAAACTATCAACGGACGCCATATTAACTGTTTTTGAGGAATTGAGGAAAAAAG GGAACCTGGAATGGTTAGACAAGAATAAGACACGGTGTCTGGTCATGTGGCGGAGGCCTGAAGAATGGGGCAAACTGATTTACCACTGG GTCTCTAAAAACGCTATGGTCAATACAGTGTTTACACTCTATGAGCTTGCCAATGGTGATGACACAGAAAGTGAAG AATTCCATGGATTGGAGGAGTGGATGCTGATTCGTTCGCTGCAGGCCCTGCAGACAGACGGCAAGGCAGAGATTATAACCATGGATGACGGAAAGGGGGTCAAGTTCTTCTGA